In the genome of Lathyrus oleraceus cultivar Zhongwan6 chromosome 4, CAAS_Psat_ZW6_1.0, whole genome shotgun sequence, the window CTGTCATAAACTAGAAATCACATAAAATATTACAATTTATCTTAGATTCTTGAATGCTCCTTCCATGTTCGGGTTGAATATTTGTCAAAAGGCATTTTGCAAGGGTCCTAACAACAATCTCTAAGTCCATTCCAATGTCCATTACATGTTTGAGAATTATCTTTTTCAGAGATTGCTCCTCTCACTATAACATAGAGATATGTATAacatgtttgatgattatctTAATCACCATGTACCAGAGGATACACGAAGTATCACATCTTCTAGCGACTTAAGTGTTTTAGATTATCACATCTTTATATGACATTGGATGCTCTGGGATATCCACCCAGGTCAGCTCATCAAGATATCCTAGAGGAGAACTAGGTTGGACAGATCATGTTGTTAATGTGTTGCCTAGATGTCGTCATATCGTGGAGATTGAGCAGACATACCACAATTAGTATACAGCAGAAGCAGGATCGAAATATGAGTAAGAATTTAAAGAAATGGTAGAGAAAATATATAGGAGTATTGAAAAACTTCTTTCAAACTTATTGAAAACTTGATTACAAAAGAAACTTAAATCCCCTTATATAGGGAAGCAAAGGCTTACTATTTAAGTCGGTAACTTTTACCTACAATAGTAGGTAAACTAAAAACAAAAAACTTTTACAAAAGAAAACTAAGTGCATACATTTATGCCTAAAGACAAGAGATTCTTATTCCTTTAAGATAAGAAGATAAGATTCTTTCTTATCTTTTGCTTTGCCAACTTTTGCTTTTGACAAGATTCTTATTCCATTAACCTTGTCTTTTGCTTTTGACAAGATTCTTATTCCATTAACCTTGTCTTTTGCTTTTGTTTATTGATTCTTTTTCATTATTGCTTTGAAATGGCAAACAAGATAGTATTCTTTCTTATCTTTTGCCTTTGattattgatttttattttttgctttCTCTTTTGCTTTCTGGGCCATGGATTGAATCATTGCATCCCAGAAATCTTCCGCAGTTGGGTCCTCTGTTTGGGCTTCTCCTGCCAAACAGTCAAAGTTGTGGGAATCAATTGATCCCATGGAAGAGCTGGTCTTCATAAATGAATCTTCATCTCTTGATGCTTTTGCTGGAAAAGTGGAGAAGAATTGATTCTTCATATGGTCCAAAGTTCTAACCATGATTTCATCTTCAGATTCATTTGGATATTTTCTTTGGAAGAAGTTCTTCAGATTTCCCATAGACATTTGTTGGGAGCTTTGCTCTTTGACCTTATTACTTTGGTCTTCAGCTATAGCTGTTCGAATTAAATTTCCTATTTTCTGGACTTCTTCGGAACTCATTTTGTTCCACCATTTATAGAAGAAATTTCTTTCTAAAATGGGTATGTTGAATTTATCTTGGGATATGGTGATTGACCATCTCCATATCCATGGAATCTGAAATTTGGTAAAGAACCAAAATGGACATTGTCCGGTGATTAAATTATCAGATAAAATATTTGCAATGAGTGGGCTATTGTCACACTAGGGATTGTATAAATCAAGTAGTTCTTTGGGTAATATTTCCAAAGACGGACCAAATTTAGTCCACCATTCATACAACCAATTTGGTATAGGTCTATTAATCATCTCTGGATTAATAGAGAAAAACCAAGAATGCTTATTCTTGGGATTCTGATAATAAAAAGCTTGAGTAAAAGCCTGGACATAGTCCTAGTAATTGAAGTAAATATACTTTCCTTCTGCAACTCTTATTGCTTTTTCACCATTTGGGTTAAGACCCCATTCTCTTGGTAACAGGATTTTATAATGTGACATTTACTGAAGTTTATAAAACTTTCAGGATTATTATTCTGATAATGGTGAGTAAATGTTACCGATTCGGTAATGGCTAGAAGAATTTCTAGGTAAGGCCTAGATTTCCCATGTAGGCCTGGATATCCTCTTGATTCGAGGTATCTAGTTTTGATAGACCATCCatcatttggattgattttgatATCCTCTTCATCAATATACATGATTTTTTCAGTTACTGGATTTTCAAAATAATCCAATTACTCTTGAGGTGGGTTATTAACCGCAATTTCTTTGTAAGATGTATTTTTATTAGATGAGGAGGAAGGAATATCTTCCTTTTTAGATGAAGATGCAGGTAATTGTTGCATTTTTCTACCTTTATAAACTGTAGTCCAATCCCCTATTAGAGGAATGTTTGATTCTGGCTGGGGTAACATATTGTTACTCCCCTTCCACCACGGCCATAACCGCGGCCTCTTCCCCTATACGGGGTCATCATTTTTTCCCTGCAAAAATTCATGAGTTAAATAATCAGCAAGTGAATTATTTTCACCTTTAATGTGTTGAATGTCAAATTCAAACATAGATAATTGAGATTGCCAGCTAGCAAAAATTTGCTTAGCAACAAGATTTTTAACATCTTTTTCAATAATTGATTTAGCTGAGCTACAatcaatttttaataaaaatttctTATTAAGAAGATCATCTTGAAATTTTGAAATGCATTTTATAATAGAGAGCATTTCTTTTTTGATAGTAGAATATTTTGATTGGGCAGGATTCCATTTTCCAGAGGTAAATCTAACTAAAACTTCTTTTGATGTATCAGGTATAATTTGTTTAAGGATTCCTCCATAGCCTAAGTCGGAAGCATCTGTTTCAACAATTTTGAAATATTTAGGATTAGCAAGGGATAAACAAGGCAAACATTTAACTTTGTTTTTAATTCTTTGGACTGCCTGAGAATGTTTATCAGTCCAAGGGCCAGGATTCTTTTTAAGCCTAGCATGTAATATGGCAGTATCTTTTGCAAGATTTTCATAATAATCTGCTATATAATTGAGACTACCAAGAAACCTTTGTAATTGTTTTTTATCTGTAATAATATTGGGGAATTTAGAAGCAAATTCAATACTTCTTTGTATAGGAATTATAGTTCCTTGGTCAATTTCATGACCTAAAAATCTAACTTTTGTTTGAAAAAGTTTCATCTTAGGAGCAGATATAACTAATCCATTATGTTTAACTAAtcctttgaatatttttaaatgtttaatATGTTGATCTATAGTTTTAGAAAAAACTAAGACATCATCAATATAAACAATTATAAATTCAGTATAAGGATTAAAAATATCATTCATAATATTTTGAAATTCAGAAGGGGCATTTTTAAGCCCAAAAGGAAGGACATTCCATTCATAATGTCCAAAAGGAACAGTAAAGGCTGTTTTATACTTATCAGATTCATTAATCTGAATTTGCCAATAACCAGATTTCATATCAAATTTAGAGAAGATTAAAGCATTGTTTAATCTATCTAAAAGATCTTTTTTATTAGGAATAGGATATCTAATCCATTTTAACACTTTATTAAGAGGTTTGTAATTTATAACAAGTCTAGGGACCCCTCGTTCTCTTTCGGCAGCATTATTAACATAAAAAGCTGTGCAGCTCCAAGGAGATTTGGATTTTCTTATTAAATTTTTTTCTAAAAGAGATTCTATCTCCTTTTTGCATAAATCCAAATATTCATGATTCATTTGAGCAGGCCTAGCTTTGGTGGGAATCTGACTTTCATTAAAGTCATCAAGATAAGGTAAAGAAATAACATGTTTCTTTCTATCCCAAAAGGTATTAGGTAAATCATTGCAGATTTCATCTCTAAACTgttgattaattaatttaatcTGATTTTGAACTTCAGGTTTCTTAAGTTGAGAAGTAATATTTAATAAATCTACTTCTTCTTTAAGAAAACaaatttgtttttcttttttaagAAGAATATCTTTTACTTCATTAATCATCCTAGTATGAGGATCAGTAATAAATTCAAAAGTAATTCTTTTGTTATTGATAATGGAGGTAATTCCCTTTTGATCAACATTAATTAGAGGCATAATTTTATGCAGAAAAGGAGTTCCTAATATGATTCTATGAGTTAAATTTTTTACAAGAATAAAATGAGTAGGTAAACAAATATCTTTGTTATAAATATAAGCATTAGACAACTTATAATTGACCGTGAGTTTATCTCCTCCAGCTTGGGTAAGAGATTGTGTGGTTTTATCAAAGTATTTAGTGGGAATAATTCCTTCTTGAAGGCAATTTAAATCAGCGCCACTATCAATAAGGGCAACTTCATTTTCTAATATGAAATTTCTATTAATAACTAAAGTTATTCTAACAAACCATTTTTGAGAGGTCACTCTATCAATGAGAGAAAGGAATTCATCACTAGGTGAAGGATTACTAGTTGAAGATATCTCTTCAACCTTGGAATTACTAGATTCTAACAAAGTGAGTCTTTGAGATAAACCATAGTTTTCTCTTTTAATCTGAGATATCTCATTCTTTAAGAGGTTTATTTCTCTATTTAAATCCATAATAGAAACAGGAGTTTCACGGACATTAGACTGTCGAAATCTAGACAAAACCTCACTTAATTGGTAAGGTGCTTCTGTAATAACAGGAAAATCTTTTTTAGAGTTTTCTTGTATTAAGACCTCAAgcatttttatttttatttctttattagAAATAGATTCTATAGCTTTTATAGCTTCGTCTTGTTCTGAGGTTAAAATATTTAACCCATTCATATCAACAATTGATTTCCAGTAATCTAACTGATTACATTGACAATCATTACTGTCATAATATTCAGAAGAGTATTCAGTAGAGGATTCATAAATCATATTAATATCCTCTTCTGAAGAATAATTTTCAGAATCAGAATTAAGAAGTTCTTTTTCTAATTGAGAACGCAATTGTTCATCTTCTATCTCATTAAGAGCTTTTTTAGTCCAACATTGGTTGACATAGTGACCATGTTTGCCACATTTATGACACGTTATGTCAAGTTTTTTGGCTTTTCTTTTACCTTTAGGGTCAAAAGATTTTTCTTTAGGTCTACCTTTATTGTAGTGACCCCTTTTCTTATTCTTATAAGAATTTTTATAAGAATTTTTTGACTTATCCTTATAAGGTTTATTGCGGAaaatttttccttttttcttattattattatctGGAGATTTTCCAAGATCAAAAGCAAATTGTTCGCAAAATTCACCAAGTTGGTGTTTCTCCGAAAGCTTTTGCTTTTTAAGTTGATTTCTAAGCTTTATGTCATTACATAAAGTTAATCCTTCATTAACACAAGTGCTAATTATATGACCATAAGTAAGGTCAGAATAATTTATATTTATCCCATCATTTTTCTGTCTTAAAGATTGTCTAATCTTTTCAGAAAAGAAATGGGGTAATCCATCAATAAATTTTGCTTTCCAATGCAAAGAATTGGGATTGTTTAATTGATAAACTCTTGAAAGAAAAGTATCCTTATACCATCTAAAGTGGGTAAGAGAAGGGCACCTAAGGTTTTGGAGAAGTGTCTGGATTTTTTCTCCAATAGGGACATTGGTTCCTACAAAATGTTGTAAGATGGAGAGACATAGAGTATACACTGCATCTTCTTCTCTCGTGGTAGTCGTAGCCAAAGTAGTGCTTCTACTGGTTTCTGGCTCGACCTTAATGATTTTCTTATGATTAAGAATTTCTAATTTCTGAGATTCGGTGAGATAATGATCCCACCAGCCTCTAAGTTGGCCAACAAATCCTGTGGTTATAAAGGATGCTATAGAACTATCTGAATTTCCATGTTGCTTGCAAACAGTAGAATACATGATCATCCTATGGATTGTATCTATAATCTGTTTGTCATTAAGACCGTCAACATTCCATTCATAAATGGCTTTTCCTGAATAAGAATTCTGGAATGGTTCAGATTCCTCAAAGAGCAAATCTTGCGGTGAGGGGCGCTTGTAATAATACTTTTCTATAGGCCTAGGAGCATAAACAAGGTTtatattattagtattattaatGTCAAGGTTACTAATGTCTAAATTAGCAAATATATCAGATAATTTGTCAATATGGTTTTCGTTATTATCCTCAGAATAATCTTCATGGGACATAACTGTGATCTTAAGACCTTTTAACTTTTGTTCTAAAATACGAACAAATTCTTGACCTTCGTTTTCCATTTTAAATCCCTCTATGGAAACAGGAGGTTGAACTATTGGAACATCCGAAATAGTGGATGTGGACATCTGGTCCTTAGGTTTATTTATGAGGTCAATAATGATATCTTGACGTGCTATTTGTTTTTCTAAAAGATTTTTTATGGATAATAGATCTTTTTCCATAGAGATAAATTGTTCTCCTAAGCAAACAAGATAAGCATTGGTATAATTTTGAGACCTGATGACGGAATTTAATTCCTTAAGAGTAACTTGATTTTGTTCAACTCTTTGCAACTGAAGGTTAAGGTAAGGGGTAGCTTCAGTATTTTGACTCAAACTTATTGTTTGTTCAGGGGGAAAAGGAGCTTCCATTTTTTCTCCTCTAATATTTTCCCAAGGTCTTTGTAAAACAAGGATTTCTTCTTGTTTTTTACTTATGAAATAGTTAACAAAccatttcacaaaaggaatgaAATCTTGCTCAAGGTTCATTTGAGTGTAGTACTCATCTTTAAATTGAGTTAATTCgggttttgaaatttttttaaaaaaccATTCTCTGAATTGAGTATATCTCTCATGTTGAAACTCATCATTGATGAGTTGTCTCATCTTGCTACCAGGGGAGTAATCTAACATTATAACTGGAAATCCATGTCTGACGGAGTAGGTGATTCTACTCTTGGAGTATTAGGTTTTTGATAAATTCCTTAGGGAATTCTATTTTCGCTAAGTCTTATATTCTCAACGACCTCTATTTCTTCTCTTGTTTGAGAAGTAGAAGGTCTAGGTAATTTGCTAGAAGTTGTGAAAAATTCACTAACTGAGTGTCTAGCAGATAGAGATCTGGGTATCCTAATTATTCTTTTAGGAGTGAAGTTTATTTCTAGATCTCCTTCAGTAGTTTGAATTATTTGATCTATATCCCTATTAAGGATAGGTTCAGGATCTATTTCTTGGGGAAGAGACCATGTCTCTGGGAAGTTTATTTCATCCCATTTTATCAATCTATTGGTTGCAACATTGGAAGTTAACAAATTGGTTTGAACCAAAGTAGTAGTTCCAGGGAACGCTAATTGTTTTGCTTTGGGATTAAGCGTAGTAAGAACCTTATAGTAGATTCTATAGCATATTGCTATGATTTCACTTCTAGGTTTGAAATTGTAACCATTAGTATGAACAGTTAACTGAATAGCATCTAATAAATTCTTATAAGATAAAGATAGAGTTAAATTTGGTGAGACATCAAAGTAAACTGGTCCATGACACAGACTTGTCTCTACCATAGCGGCTAAAGATTGTTTGAAATCCTTACATCTACCATCTCTAACATAAGCCATTATGATAGAATTTAAACCTAGTAGTGTTAATGGTTTTAAAGCAATTTGAACCAATCCAATATGgataaaattataatttttaaaagGTTTCAAATCTTTTTTAGTTAACAGTTTGATTGTCTGTTTTTCTTTAGAAATTTGAATTGTTTGCTCTAAAGTTTTAACAGCAAAACGAGCAAAAACATCTATCTTACCAAATCTATAAATTTGATTAGGAGGAACGGAGGGTATAACCCATCTGTTGAGTTTATCCAGATTTTTTGGATATTCTACAAGTTCTTCATTTTTGATCAAATTGTTTTGATGATTATCATCATCAGAATCCATCAAAGAAACAGGCTAAGAAGGTTGTGATTGGTTGATACACAAAGTTAAATCTAAATAGATAACTTGGACTCATAACATAATATTAACTGAAACAACAACCTATTAAAAGTCATCTAGGCAAACAACGAATTATTTAACTATCAACCCAAAGGGATAGAAGGATTTCTCCCAAATCAAAGATGTCAAAATGTTTTTAGcaaaaatttttttttttttttttagaatcATCCACAACTCCCTTCTCCGGGAAAAAGATGCATTTTACAGAAAACACTAAAAAcattttttgttttaaaaacacCTTTAAAAGATTGTTTGATTATCTTTTAATAAAAGGTAATGAGAAAAAGTTACCTACTTAGTTTTATCTAAGCGTAATCAACCTATCACAACATAAATTTAGCCACAAATTGTCATTATAAATTGTATAATGAAAAACTTACCACAGATTTGGCAACCAGGTGATGATACCACAATTAGTATACAGCAGAAGCAGGATCGAAATATGAATTGTAGGATGAAAAAATTATAAGTTGATTGCTGCAATGATGAAGTTGAAGGGTTTATGATTTAGTTAAAGAGATATTTTCGGAGATGTTGAAATACTTTTCTTTTGGGATTTCTTAGGTAGGAAATCCTACCTTTAAAACATAACATAGTTAAATATTGCATTTTGAAGTTTATAATAACTATATAGTATTAATTATTTTACTCATGTTACATTTGTTTTTGAATGTATTGTTTGAATAAATATATAAAAGTTGATGGGTTATACTATTATTATTctatttttataattttaaatttgACAAATGAGATATCTCAATATGAAATACGAATTCTGACGGAATTCATGCGataataaaatattttacaaaaatTACACCAAAACATATACTTACataatttaaaatcaaaatcaaaaataaaataaaataaaacattaaaCAATTTTTAATATCTATTTCGTTCCTTCCCTCTTAACCCTTGTAAGATAGCGAATTAGGGTTTTTCCGCATATCATCAACTGAGTGAGCTCTCATCGACCGGCGAAAATCGTTAGAGATGGGAAGAGAACCAGCGAAGCCGCAACAACAAGGACAAGAAACTGATTACACCGTCGATCAGCTCGTTGCATTCAATCGTTACAATCCCGATATTTTTCCAGATCTCGAAAACTCTGTCAATGAACAGGTTTCGTAAACAATTCCAtttcccttttcttttttgtgtcATTCGCATCGCAAAATTATGGTTATGCAATTGAATTCAATGACAAATAACAAATTAGGGTTCTTAATTTCATTAGGTTTCATCTCAAACTTACAGCCTCGAATCAAATCTATGCCTTCTTCGCCTCTACCAGGTAACCAATTTTAatatttcattattattattttttggattttttttaatAATTGTGGTTTTGTGATTATTGTTCGATGAAACTTGTTAAGTGATTAGTAGGTTAGATGTAATTGTTGGTTTATTATTGCAGTTTGAACCTGAGAAACTGAGTTCCCAGATTGTAACTCGCATGTTGGTTAAGGTTTGGtttaatcaattttttttgtttattgAATTTAAATTTTGGCTTTTTATGTGAATCGAAAGCACACGATTGTGATTGGAAAGTTGCTGTTAGGACATGCTTAAATATTTGGTTTTTGTTTCTGAACAGGCCCTCATGGCTATGCCGGGTCCGGACTTCAGTCTATGTCTCTTTTTGATTCCGGAACGTGTGGTATGGTTCTTAGACCTTAGTCACGAGTATTGTTTTCTTTGTAGTTCTTGTTCTTGTACACGAATGGATTGATATTTGAATGAACCAGTAACTCTTGTAAGATGTCTTTGATTGAGTGTGTGTTTGGTTCTACAATGTCGGAAAATTGATTATGAGTGAATTGATTTTGTAGAATTGATTCTGGTTGAATGTGAGTTGAATGTAAAGTGATCTATGTTTGAATAGATTTTTATGTAAAAGTGTGCTGAACAACAAATTTCACTTTAAAAATCACGTTTAAACTCAAGCTACAGATCTTAGCTTTAGTTAGAATCAATTCTGAAAGCAGAATCAATTCTACTTTTGAGAAAACAAACATGTCAAAATCAATTTTACACCTCTAGAATTGCTTTTGGCCCTTCCAAAATGGAAACCATACATACTCTGAGAAGAGCCTATTAATCCATTACAATTTTATGAATTTTACTCTGTTGTTCTTTAGAACTGTTACACAGGCTTTCTATGAGTCTCTGGTATTCATTTGGtgtttggaattttcttttctttttgaaTTGCCTAACTGTGTTGGTGGTATGTTCATTTCCTTCTTTTTAAGCAGTAATTGATTTGACATTTTGATTTCTCTTTTGTTTACTATGAATATTAGCAAATGGAGGACCAGTTCAAGACACTGATTGTTCTGTCTCACTATTTGGAGGTATTCATCATTAAGTTGCCATGGTTTAAACAGTTTTTAGAAATCAGAATTTAATACTGTTCTCTTCTTCAGACTGGAAGATTTCGTCAGTTCTGGGACGAGGCAGCAAAAAACCGTCATATACTTGATACTGTACCAGGTAAATATATTCAATGGTATTGATTTTATTGTGTTCTAGCTCGATAATTGAGTCATGTTCTTGGGAAGCCTCGTGGCCCCGCTGGTCGCAGCTATCATGCATGAACATGACAAACATTTCGAGATAGAGCTCAATCATTTATCTAGAAATGCATGTCATGAATATGTTATTATTGGGAAATAATATAGTTGTGCTTTTACAATATCTTATTTATATACGACAAACATTGCCTTTTGGAAACCATTGGCTATTTTCGCTTATCTTTGGTTTATTATTGGCGCTGACTTACCTTATAGGTTCAACTTTTTAATGGGTGCTTTTACGTTAACTTAATTAGTAATTTATTGTAGGATTTGAGCAGGCAATCCAAGGCTATGCAGTTCATGTCCTATCATTGACTTACCAAAAGGTTCCTAGAACTGTGCTTGCTGAGGTATGCTTTTAGTTTTGTACATCTAAGGATTGGCTCTTTTTTACTGAAATGTTGTTTCTGTCTAGCTAGTATATGCTAGCCCAAAGTAAGTCCGGTGCATAATTCTCCAAATCTAGTTTAACTCATGTTTGATTCAACTCATACATGATACAACACTTCCAGATTCACAAGTATATTGTTCTGTTTATTCCTCTAGGGTTGAATGAATATTGAAAACTTTGGCAGTTAGTTATTTGAATTATTCTCAGTGTTGAGTTCTGTTGAAGTTTTAAATATATACTAAGACTGTTTATTTTGTGTTAAACTATAATAGGCTATCAACATAGAAGGTTTATCTTTGGACAAATTCCTTGAACACCAAGTAGCCAACTCTGGTTGGGTAATTGAGAAAAGCCAGGGCAGGGGTCAACTCATCGTCCTTCCTAGAAATGAATATAATGACCCAATTTTGAAGAAAAACACTGCTGAAAGTGTACCATTGGAGAATATTACTCGCATCTTCCCTATTCTTAGCTGATTTTTCTACAGTGGACTGTAAATTTTCTTTTCAGAAGATGTGCAAATTTGAGATAGTTACAGCAACATCTTGCAGACTCCCTTCCCCTTGGGTTCTTCAAATTTTGAATTAGTGAACAACTATTGTAATTCACTAACTTTTTGCATTAATGGTTTGAAATCACTTTGCTTTAACGTGCTTTATAGTTCATTGGAGGCCATTTCCTTGAAGGGAATGTCTTTTCTTTAAAGTGCTTATTAggagttttttttttgtattatACCTTGGTGTTTACCTGACACACTAACTAGTTTTGACATCTCTACAATATTTAAAAGATTATTGCCCTTAATGAAAAATAAGTAAACAATCAAAACTTTTTTTACCCCATTTTCACTTTTAAACTATAAGTATATATATGCCGTACAAGTAACCACATTCTCTATACAATATTGAAAATTTGCATCTAATAAGAGAGTCTTGTgatttttatgcatttttaataTAAATGCAGTTGATGTTGGTGTTCTGCAATATTGAAAATTGCAGTATGATTATAGATTTTTTTGTTGCATTTATTTAAAAATGCAGTAAATTGGTAAATGGTACTTCAATTGAGTTTAAACAACGTCAAAAAAGCTTAGGCTAAAAACAAACAAACTGGGATGTCCCTATTCAGAGATTTTAAGAGGTATTCTCGGATGCAGGTCCTGCGGACTCGAGTTGAAACAATTGATATTTGATTTAGAGGATTTTTTAATATACCGAATACATTATTAAGGCACAATGTAAAATATTTTTAGACTTTAGAGATGCATCTTTTAATATATCGAATACATTA includes:
- the LOC127138725 gene encoding eukaryotic translation initiation factor 3 subunit K, with translation MGREPAKPQQQGQETDYTVDQLVAFNRYNPDIFPDLENSVNEQVSSQTYSLESNLCLLRLYQFEPEKLSSQIVTRMLVKALMAMPGPDFSLCLFLIPERVQMEDQFKTLIVLSHYLETGRFRQFWDEAAKNRHILDTVPGFEQAIQGYAVHVLSLTYQKVPRTVLAEAINIEGLSLDKFLEHQVANSGWVIEKSQGRGQLIVLPRNEYNDPILKKNTAESVPLENITRIFPILS